In the genome of Calothrix sp. PCC 6303, the window TTGCAGCCGAAGCTAACGAAGGAGGAATCAAAATTGTCACGTCGTTATCTTTTTACCTCCGAGTCCGTCACCGAAGGACATCCAGATAAAGTCTGCGACCAAATCTCGGATACGATTTTGGATGCTTTGCTCACGCAAGATGCCCAAAGTCGTGTTGCAGCTGAAGTAGTTGTAAATACTGGCATGGTAGTGATTACAGGGGAAATCACCACCAAAGCGAATGTCAACTATGTAAAGCTGGTACGGCAGAAAATTGCTGAAATCGGTTATACCGATGCAGATAATGGTTTCTCGGCGACAAGTTGCTCGGTTTTAGTGGCTTTGGACGAACAATCACCCGATATTGCCCAAGGTGTAAATACTGCTCAGGAAACCCGTGAGCTAGTTAGCGAGGAGCTATTCGACAAAATTGGTGCTGGCGATCAAGGTATTATGTTTGGTTTCGCTTGTAACGAAACTCCTGAATTAATGCCCTTGCCCATCAGTTTAGCTCACCGAATTGCTCGCCGATTGGCATCTGTTCGGAAAAATGGAGGCTTAGGCTATTTGCGTCCTGATGGCAAGACTCAAGTCACCGTCATCTATGAAGATGGACGACCTGTTGGGATCGATACCATTTTGATTTCTACCCAGCATGATGCAGCAATTGGTGACATTACCGATGAAGCAGCAGTGCAGGTAAAAATCAAGGAAGATTTGTGGACAGCAGTGGTAGAACCTGTATTTGGTGATATCACGATTAAACCTGATACAGAGACTCGCTTTTTGGTCAATCCAACTGGCAAGTTTGTGGTTGGTGGTCCCCAAGGTGATGCTGGTTTAACTGGACGTAAGATCATTGTGGATACCTACGGTGGTTACTCACGTCATGGTGGCGGTGCTTTCTCTGGTAAAGACCCCACAAAAGTTGATCGTAGTGCGGCTTATGCTTGCCGTTATGTTGCCAAAAATATTGTGGCAGCAGAATTAGCTGACAAGTGTGAAGTACAGTTAAGCTACGCGATTGGTGTTGCTCGTCCTACTAGTATCTTTGTTGATACTTTTGGTACTGGTAAAGTTAGCGATGAAGTTTTGCTGGAGTTAGTTAAGCAAAATTTCGAGCTACGTCCGGCGGGTATTATTCACACTTTAGATCTAAAAAACTTACCAAGTGCAAGAGGCGGACGTTTTTATCAGGACATCGCGGCTTATGGTCACTTTGGTAGAGATGATTTAGATTTACCTTGGGAACGCACCGATAAAGCAGAGTTGCTGAAGAATGCAGCGAAATTGGCTGCTGCTGCGGTATAGATGACTTGAAGAAAATAAAAATCGGAGTGTGAGTCATAAGTAAAATCTTAGGGCTGATGCTCCGATTTTTTGGTTTTTAGTTTATTGAAAACAGGCTTTCTAACCGGGAGCAAGGTACTGAGGAAAAATCAGAATGCGGCAGATGGGCATTATCTCTCAATGCTTAAAACCACAGCCAAACACTTTCAAAAATCCTCTAAGAGGGTCTTGATTAAATAAATATTAAGTAGGTGTGTTACGACTACGTAAGGATTTGGGGGTTTGAGACAGTGAAGAGTTTGTCGTGACGCGCCAAATAGCTGGTACGTTACGACGCATTTAGATTGTTGCTCAAGCAGAAGTACAGTCGTGCGTCTTACACACCCTACAATAATTTTCTTTTTTATCACCTTCTAACTTTGGGTATTCGCTGAGGTAGATACTTAGAGGATTGAATGGGTGAAATTTTACGGAGCAGAAGCAGTTATTTTCTGGATTTATTAAGGCTTTTAGGTGATCCAAATCCTAACCAGTTAAGGGTTTGGTATTGTGAGGGTAACTTTTTGTCAACTGAGTGAAAATTGAGGTAAATATAAACTTATATTTAGACTGTTTAAATTATCATGAAACTCTTGCGAAGTATATAGTAAATAAACTGTGCTGTTGTTATAAATAGGAATAGCTGTACCAACTAAGTCAAGATTAATTTAGCGATTAGGTAAAGTAGAGCACTGAGTATAATCCGTTATTTTCGCGGTAGGTCAAGGAGAATTAAGGGATGCAGACTCACAACCCAACCGCTTTGAGTAAAAGTTTAGAATATAGAGCAGTGCCAGTTGAGCAATCTGTGAGTGACGAACTCCCAACAATCGAATTTCCCTCTAGCAGGAAGTTAAAAGCGAGTTCTTGGCGCATCCATCAAAAGATCGGTTATGGTTACTTTTTGGCGATTGGAATTGGTTTTTTTGGTTCGTTGACTGGGTTTGTAGTTGCCAACTATTATCGCGGAAAAGAGGTTGTGCGCTTGGATCAAGCACACAGGCAGACTCAAGTGCTTTCGGATTATAGAGATGCAGTTGTGGGAGCGCAGCTGCATAGCTTTAATTTGGTAGCTTTGGTAGAGGAACCTGAGCGTTTAGAAGTTAAAAAAAGTGAGTTTTTGCGAGATGTAGAGAAGGCAAAAAGAGAAGGACAGAAAGTAAGTGATTTTATTGCTAGTAATCCTAAGGTTTTAGCGGCAACTCAAGTAAATTTAGAGACTTTGCTGGCAGATTATAGTAAGAATTTAGATTCTTATGTGGGACAGATAGAATCTGTGGTGCAGTCGCTGGACGGTAGAGATAGACCTGAAGAATTTCGAGGTATCCGTGATGACTTGCTGGCTGTGATGCGTGGTGAAACGGGTATGCAGTTAGATGAACTGAGTCAGAAGTTGTCTAATATTTTGCAATCGGCTGAAGAGAAGGAAAAGGAAAAGATTGAAGATGCTCAACAAGCAAAGACAGTTGAGCGATTGATTGCGTTGATGAGTATGTTGGTGTCTGTTGCGATCGCATCTGCTGTGGCATGGCGTACTTCTCGTGCGATCGCTGAACCTGTGATTACTGTAACCCAAGTTGCTGAACAGGTAGCAAGGAAGTCAAATTTTGATTTACGCGCACCCGTCACCACTGAAGATGAAATTGGCTTGCTGGCAAAATCACTGAATCGATTGATTGAGCGGGTATCGCAACGTACCAAAGAGCTACAACAGGCAAAGGAAGAGGCTGAAGCGGCAAATAAGACAAAAAGCCAATTGTTGGCAAATGTGAGCCACGAATTACGCACACCCCTAAATGCAGTAATTGGTTTGAGTCAATTGTTAAAAGACGATGCAACTGATTTGGCTTTGTCTGAAGATTTCCTCACCGATTTGGAAACCATCAACTCAGCAGGCAGGCATTTGCTGGAATTGATTAATGGAATTCTCGATTTATCCAAAATCGAAGCGGGAAAGATGACGCTCTACCCGGAGAACTTTGAAATTGCAACATTAATTAACAATGTGGTTTCGACGGTGAAACCGAGCATTGAAAAAAATGGTAATAGCTTGGATATTGATTGTGATCCACAACTGGGAACAATGTATGCTGACCAAACAAGGGTGCGACAAATACTGTTGAATTTACTGAGTAATTCAGCTAAATTTACAACAAATGGGAAAGTAACTCTCAAGGTCTGGACAGAAAAAGAAGATAAAGGAAAAGACTTTCCTGTAGAAAAAATTATTTTTACTGTTATTGATACGGGTATCGGGATGACATACCATCAACAACAACAGTTATTTATCCCCTTTACCCAAGGAGATGCTTCCACCACCAAAAAATATGGCGGTACAGGTTTAGGTTTATCTATTAGTCGTCACTTTTGTCAGATGATGGGTGGTGATATTAAGGTGCAAAGTGAACCGGGAGTAGGTTCTGTGTTTACTGTGGATATGCCACTGATGGCAGAAGCTTAGGGAAGGACAATATTTATGGATGGAAATTCGGTAGGATAGTGTAGCGTATCTAATTAACGTGAGACTAACCTCGCTCCATGACAACAACTATCGACTTCCTCAGTCACCTCAACCCCTGTCAACGCCGCGCTGTTGAACATTATTGTGGTCCTTTGCTTGTTGTTGCTGGTGCTGGTTCCGGCAAAACAAGGGCATTGACTTATCGGATTGCTAATTTAATTTTGCAACATCGTGTCGATCCAGAAAACATTTTGGCGGTGACTTTTACAAATAAAGCTGCCAGGGAAATGAAGGAACGGATTCAGAAGCTGTTTGCTGAACAGATGGCAATGCGGGAGTTTGGGGAGAAATTTGACCTGTTGCCAGAGTACGATCAAGTTAAACTGCGATCGCGTGTTTACAGAACTGTGATTAAAGATATGTGGTGTGGTACTTTCCACAGTCTGTTTTCACGGATTTTACGGATGGATATTGAGAAATATCAAGATGAAAATGGGCGAAAATGGCAGAAGAATTTTTCAATTTTTGATGATTCTGATGCCCAAAGTTTAGTTAAGGAAATAGTTACTAAACAACTGAATTTGGATGATAAGAAGTTTGATCCGCGTTCGGTAAGGTATGCAATTGGTAATGCCAAGAATAAAGGACTTTCACCTAAGGAATTTGAATTAGATCAGCCTAATTACCGGGGTCGGGTAATTTCTCAAGTTTATAGTGCTTATCAAGATAAGTTAGCTGAAAATAATGCTCTTGATTTTGATGATTTAATTCTAGTTCCAACTCGATTATTTCAACAAAATTCCCAACTTTTAAATTATTGGCATGGCAAATTTCGCCATATATTAGTTGATGAATATCAAGATACAAATAAAACTCAATATGAATTAATTCGTCTACTTTCCACTAATAATCAATCTAAAAATGATTGGAATTGGAATAATCGTTCGACTTTCGTCGTGGGGGACGCAGATCAGTCTATATATAGCTTTCGCCAAGCTGATTTCACTATTTTACTAGGCTTTCAAGATGACTTTGGTGATGGTTTAGCAGATGATGATACTAGCACAATGGTGAAGTTAGAAGAGAACTATCGCTCTTGTGAAAATATTTTAGAAGCTGCAAATCATCTGATTGAAAATAATACTCAACGGATTGATAAAGTCCTCAAACCTACCAGGGGAGCCGGAGAGCAAATTTATTTATTTAAAGCTGATGATGAGGTGGTAGAAGCCGACTTTGTAATTAATCAAATTCGACGGATGGAAACAGAACACCCGAATTTAAATTGGGGTAGCTTCTCAATTTTATATCGGACAAATGCCCAATCCCGTCCATTTGAAGATTTACTGGTTAAATATCAAATTCCCTATACTGTAGTTGGCGGATTTAGATTTTACGATCGTAAAGAAATCAAAGATATTTTAGCTTATCTCAAAGCCATCCAAAACCCTGCCGACTCTGTAAATTTACTGCGGATTATTAATACACCTCGACGGGGAATCGGCAAATCAACCACCGATAATTTAACCCGTGCAGCTCAAGAATTGGGAACTAATTTGTGGGAAATACTGAGTGATGAGACATCAGTTGCGACATTAGCGGGACGTGCGGCAAAATCAATTAATAGTTTTGCCGGAATCATTAAGAAATGGCAAACCCAGATAGAAACCCTTCCAGTTGCCGAATTGGTTCAGGGAGTAATTGAAGATTCTGGCTATGTCCAGGATTTGCATACTCAGGGAACTGATGAAGCTTCAGATAGAATCGAAAATATTCAAGCGCTTTACAATGCAGTTTTGGAATTCCAAGAGGAAAACGAAGGAGAGGAAAACGTTAACCTGCAATCATTCTTGGAAAAAACCTCCCTCAGTTCCGATTTAGATAACTTGAAGGAAGGAGAAAGTGCAGTATCTTTAATGACATTACATGCATCCAAAGGTTTGGAGTTTCCTGTAGTGTTCTTGGTGGGGTTAGAACAGGGACTATTTCCCAATTATCGCTCAATGCAAGATCCCGCATCCTTGGAAGAAGAACGGAGACTTTGTTATGTAGGTATAACCCGTGCTCAAGAAAGATTATTTATTAGCCATGCAAGGGAACGTCGGCTCTATGGTAGCAGAGAACCAGCCATGCGATCGCAGTTCCTGGATGAGTTGCCCACAGAGCTAATTGCTACCCCGGGTGGTAAGCGTCAAGGTTATACTAAGACCTCAACAGGTAGTACTAAACAAGCAAAAGCAAAACCTAGTAGTGAAGGTGAAACATTAACTTGGCAAGTTGGGGAACAAGTATTACATCGCTCCTTTGGTATAGGTGAAATTACCCATGTATTCGACTCTGGCAGTAAAACTTCTGTTGCGGTGAAGTTTGCTGCATTAGGGACAAAAATTATTGATCCGAGAGTAGCGCAATTACAACGGGTGGAGTAGCTTAACTGGCAAGCGTTTCCAGCCAAACCTGAAAATCTAATAACGCTAATGCAGGGAATCAAGATAAAATTTTAAGTTTAGTTAACTTAGCTTGCATTATGACTTGGTTGCTTAATCGGAATTTGAATCGTAAATTCTGTTCCTTTACCAATAGATGACGAACAATTGAACTTACCACCGTGTTTTTCACAAATAATTTGATAGCTAATTGATAAACCCATTCCAGTACCTTTTCCGACTGGTTTTGTGGTAAAAAACGGGTTAAATATTTGTGATTGAATTGACTCAGGGATACCATTTCCATTATCTGCGATCGCTATTTCGATCCAATGGCTATTTACTACTGATGTAATAATTTTAATTTGGGCAAAATTCTGTTGAAAATCTACTTCTTCTAGTGCATCAATAGCATTTGCCAAGAGATTCATAAAAACTTGATTTAATTGCCCTGGATAACATTCGACATCTGGCAGTATTGCATAGTCTCTGACAACGAAAATTTCGAGACGTGTTGAGGTGGCTTTTAAGCGATGCTGCAAAATTAGTAATGTATTGTCAATTCCTTGATGGATATCAACGGCTTTGAATTCAGCTTCATCAAGACGGGAAAAATTACGTAACGACAAAACTATTTCTCGAATACGATTGGTTCCTAAATTCATCGAGTTTAGTATTTTTGTTACATCTTCTTGCAGAAATTCTATCTCAATTTCATTTTGAAGCTTTTCAATTTCCTTTGGTGCATTGGGAAAAAAACATCGATAAAGCTGAATTAATCGCAGCATATCTTGGTTATAACTTTCTAAATAACCAAGATTTCCATAAATAAAATTAACGGGATTATTTATTTCATGAGCTACACCAGCAACCATTTGCCCCAAAGCCGACATTTTTTCACTTTGAAGCATTTGTGACTGCATGTTGTGCAAATTTTGTAAGGTAATTTCTAATTCTTCGCTTCTGCTTGCTAGTGCTGACTGCGAATCCTGCAATTCACTAATTACTTGCTTGAGTAAAAATTCCTTAGCTGCAATATCGGTTTCTAGTTGTTTACGATCGCGTTGACAGCGAGCTATTTGTTTTTCTAAGATACGATTTGCTTTTTCTAGTTCCTTAACTCGCTCAGAATCATTTCCACTATTCATAAATAAATTAGTTTGTTCCGATTAGCAGTGTCACAAATGTTTTATTATGAAATTGGGTTTGTCCTTTACTAGTTAAAGGGGCAATTTCACCATAGGCATAGAATCCACAGCAAGGTAATACTTGGGGTAAATGCTTTTTCAGAAGTTGATACTCCTCGCTAGTTAATGTTCCCAAAATTCGCCGACGAGCTGCACAGGAAACTAAGAAAGCTGCTGTTATATTTTTGCCAGGAAAATTAGTTAAAGCTTCTTTGAGGGATGTCTCGGAGGCTTGTAAAATATTTTCACGGGATGCATCAGTAATCTGAACCATTGCTCCCTCTGGAATAGCTGAGAAGAAAGTTACGCTTCCAGACTCATTATCATATCCATTCGGCGCTCGCATGTAGAAGCGGTCGCTATCTTCAAAAACTGCTAATGCATGAATTGCATAGTTGGCGGCAAACTTTTCTGCACCCAGATAATACTGATAAAAATCGAGAGCGCGTTGTCCATCAATTTCGTAAACCACATTTCCATCAACTTTAGTGACACAACTAGGTTTACCAATAGGAGTCCAACCGCTAGCAACTCCAAAGGAAAATTGTAAATTGCCAGAAAACAATAGTATTGGGACTGCATCGCTGAGAACTTGATTTTGAAAAAACTGGTATGTTTGAGAAAACGTATAGTCATCAGCTGTCATTCCCCCAATAATAGGGACTTCCTCTCCCAAACTCTGCTTTAATCCTTCCAAAATCAAAACCCCGTTATTACTTAAGCTATCTGGGAAAGTTAGACATAATTGAGGTGGGGCTGAAATCTTCGCTTTTGCCATCTCAATGGCTTGTTTTGTAATCGATATGGGATTTTTTGATACTCCTTTTCCCAATCCAGCTTTAATTTCTACTTCATCGGAAGCAAAGACCATTAAAGTTAAGGAATCTTGTTGAAACCCCATGGATGAAGAAATTTCTCCATTCGTGGTGCCACCAATCAATTCAATCCCAGGGAAAGCATCTTGAATTTGGCTTAAAATTAGGGCGTGGTCAAAATCGATTGCCGCAAATAAAATACCCGCTTGGGGCAATTCTCCCTCTAGAGTTAGTTTGCATTGTTTAATCACTTCGGCAATTGCGGATGCTGAATCAGGATCAATACTATGACCAGTAGCAACTTTAAACATTAGTTTTTCCTATCAACCTGAAAATATGACGTTGTGTGCTAGGTGATTTGGGTTAATAAATCTACCGTTTGAGTTGGTTTCGGCTATGACTTCTAAGCGAAGTCGAATGACGCTCAACCTGGGTATATTCCAATACAATTCAGATAGAACCAGAAATCTTGTAGAGACATAGCACTGCTACCTCTCTACAGCAGACAAAAATATTGTGATTAGAACGTTAACTGAATCGTATTGGGGTATATTCTTTGTTGGAAATCGCCTAATTGAAGTCAAAAGTTAAATCAGACATAGCCTAAAATCACATATTTATTATTCCCAAGAGTTATTCGCCAAAAACTAGAGACGTAAAATTACTTTCCAGGAACGTCCCAAGTTAAGAAATAGACTGCTTGCAAGCCCAGAATTTATACCAGATGAAGCGAGTTGCGTTAAGTTTCCCTCTGGCTTTGTCATCACATCCTCTCATCTATCTACAGCAATTGCGAAAAACTCGATAAGATATAAAAGTAGATAAATCTTAAAGATTATTCATCAATGCTGGTTTCCTCCTCTGGTTTCTCCAAGGTCAAAGAGTTGGTAAAGGAAAAAATTCTCTTTGGCAATGAGCCAAGTGCTGAATTGATCGCCATTCTGACTGTTTACTTTGTCCAAGGTATCTTGGGGTTGGCGCGTTTAGCCGTCAGCTTCTTTCTCAAAGACGAACTGCGGCTAAGTCCGGCGCAAGTTTCAGCACTTTTGGGAATTGTGGCTTTACCGTGGATTATTAAGCCCTTGTTTGGTTTTATTTCCGATGGTTTACCGATTTTTGGCTATCGTCGCCGCCCCTATTTGATTTTGTCGGGTTTGTTGGGGACAATTTCCTGGATATGTCTGGCGACTGTCGTTCATAGTCCCGTGTCTGCCACAATAGCGATCGCGCTTGGTTCTCTTTCGGTTGCTGTGGCGGATGTGATTGTCGATTCCCTGGTGGTAGAACGTGCCAGGGGTGAGTCTCAAGCAGATGCTGGTTCCCTCCAATCCTTGTGTTGGGGTGCTTCGGCAGTTGGGGGATTAATCACAGCTTACTTTAGTGGAATGCTGTTGCAGTATTTTAGCGATCGCACTATCTTTTTAATCACTGCTACGTTTCCGTTAATTGTTTCTGGTGTTGCTTGGTTGATTGCCGAAACACCGATCAACAAAGATCAAACTCAATCGGAAAACACAGCGATAGATATTAAGCAACAAATTAAACAGTTACGCCAAGCTATTACGCAAAAATCCATCTGGCTTCCAACTGCATTTGTATTTATTTGGCAAGCTACACCTACCGCAGATTCTGCGTTTTTCTTCTTTACCACCAATGAACTCCACTTTGAACCGGAGTTTTTAGGGCGTGTGCGTTTGGTAACTAGTTTAGCTTCCTTGGTCGGTATTTGGATTTTCCAAAGATTCCTCAAAACCGTCTCTTTCCGCGTCATCTTCGGCTGGAGTATCTTACTTTCTTCAGCTTTAGGAATGACAATGTTACTCCTAGTTACCCATACCAACCGAAGCTTAGGTATAGATGATCACTGGTTTAGCTTAGGTGACAGCTTAGTACTTACCGTCATGGGACAAATAGCCTACATGCCTGTGTTGGTATTGGCTGCTAGGTTATGTCCTCCCGGTGTCGAAGCAACCTTTTTTGCCCTCCTCATGTCGGTTTCTAACTTAGCTAGTTTAGTTTCCTATGAACTAGGTGCAGGTTTAATGCATTGGATGGGAATCAATGAAAGTAACTTTGATAACCTAGCTGTACTAGTAATAATTACTAACCTCAGTACACTTTTGCCCTTACCCTTTTTGAATTGGCTTCCTGGTAGCGACATCGAAGAAAATCCAGCTAACCTCCCCCCAGCTGCTGTTCATTGCCACGAACAATCATTAATACCGGAATTTGTCCCAGAATTAATTCTGCGTCAACCCAAACCGAGGAAGAAGGAAGAAGGGGGATTTTGAGATGAGTTTTTAAACCCCCGAAGTTCGTTAATCAATAAAAATAGTGAATTTCAGGTAAATTCAGTAACCCTGTAGAGACGAGACACGTCACGTCTCTCTTTGTATTTAGGAATATTTCAAATTAAAACATGCAAGCATATCAAGCATCTTCTACCACCGAAAAATCCTACAGCCTTGAAAGTTGGCAAGGTGGATATAAATCTTTAAAGCAAGAATATGATTACTGGATCGAAGATATTGAAGGTGAAATTCCTCCAGATTTATCAGGAACATTATTTAGAAATGGTCCCGGTTTATTAGATATCAATGAACAGCAAATCCATCATCCTTTTGATGGTGATGGGATGATTAGTAAGATTACATTTACAGATGGACGCGCCCATTTCCGTAATCGTTTTGTCCAAACCGAAGCCTATATCAAAGAGCAGAAAGCCGGGAAAATCCTTTATAGGGGCGTATTCGGTACCCAGAAGCCAGGTGGGATGCTGACGAATATCTTTAATTTTAAATTAAAAAATATTGCCAATACTAATGTTATTTACTGGGGTGGAAAACTCTTAGCCTTGTGGGAAGGTGCGGAACCCCATATTTTGGATCCTATAACCTTAGAAACATTAGGAAAAGAGTACTTTAATAATGTTCTATCTGAAGGTGAAGCATTCAGCGCACATCCTCATTTTGACCCCAGTTGTGCAATGGATGGGGGAAATCCTTGCATGGTGAATTTCTCAATTACACCAGGACTTTCCACCACAATTAAAGTATTTGAATTGGATTTATCTGGTAAAGTAATTCGCAAACACGCTCATTTTGTCCCAGGATTTTGCTTTATCCATGATTTTGTAATTACCGAGAATTATTGTGTCTTTTTCCAAAATCCGGTTAAATTTAATCCTATTCCCTTTGCTTTAGGAATGCGTGGTGCAGGGGAATGTATTAAGTTTGATCCAAATCAACCGACTCGTGCCATAGTTATTCCTCGAAATCCCAAAAATCAAGAAATTAAGATTTTAGAAATGCAATCAGGCTTTGTATTTCACCATGCTAATGCTTTTGAAAAAGCTGGTGAAATCGTCATTGACTCGATTTGCTATGCAAATTTACCCGAAGTAGAACCTGGAAGCGATTTCCGTCAAACTGACTTTGATGCACTTTCACCGGGACAACTATGGCGTTTTCATCTCAACTTGGAACAGCAAACCGTACAAGGGAAATTACTTGAAGCTAGATCTTGCGAATTTCCCAGTTTACACCCTGAACTCGTCACGCGATCGCATCGCTATCTCTACCTAGGTGCAGCACACTCAGAAACTGGTAATGCACCATTACAAGCTTTTATCAAAGTAGATGTAGAAACCGGAGAAAAACTACTTTGGAGTGCAGCACCTCAAGGATTTACTGGGGAACCCATATTTGTCCCACGTCCAAATGCAACGAATGAAGACGATGGTTGGGTACTGGGATTAGTATACGATTCACAACATCACCGTTCGGATGTGGTAATTCTCGATGCCAAAAACTTAACCGTAATTGCTAAATTACACCTCCAGCACCATATTCCCTATGGATTACACGGAAACTTTGTCAACCAGGTATTTTTAGGCTAGTAGATGAAGGCAGTAGGCAGTGGAGAAAAGCCCATTACCACTGCTAAACCCTTACAGATTGTTTATGTGTTGCAACACTTTTTTGAATCAGAATATAACAGGAGGCAAATCAACTTTAAGTTTCTTCCTCCTGTCTTCTACCTAATTTAATTTTTCACCTAATTTTTAACTTGCTGCGGGGGTTGCATAGATGAACCAGGTGCTTGGTCTGTAGCACAAACACTACCACTAGCACCATCTAGTTTAAACTTATTACAATCCCGTTTGATATCTCGTTGCAATGACCATCCATAAGGTTTATCAGAAGTAACAACACTGCTTGGTGTTGTTGTCAAACGGAAGTACGCACCTCGATAATTGGTCATTTGCTGTGTTGAACCCTTGAAGTTAGTTCCTTCTAGGTTCGTACCCATCAAGCTAGCAAAACTTAAATTGGCATTTTCAAAGGAAGCTGCTTTGAGAGTTGCCCCAGTTAAAGATGCACCGTACAAATTAGCATTATTAAGTACAGCACCTTCCAGGTTTGCCCCAGTTAAATCAGCACCTCGGAGATTAGCACCAGTAAAATTAACTCCTTTGAGGTTCGCATCACGCAAAATTACCCCACCTAAATTAGCCCCACTAAGGTTAACCCCACTTAAATCACAGCGCGGACAGTTGCCAGTGGCTTTAAGTTGTTCTAAGTCTTGTTGATTTTCTGCTTGGGCTTGTCCAGCCAATCCAAAATAAAGCAGTGCCGCGACAGTTGTCAAAATCCTGAAGTTCATTCGGTATTACCTATGTTTCTATTGCCATACTTACATATACGACCTTATACGGGAAGAAATAGGAATAAAGTACGGATGAAGAAGTTGCAAAAAACCCGTAAATTATCGTAAAATTAATTTATTGGTAGTTTGGGAACTTATAATTGTTACGCTAAGTCACTTCCAATTTAAAAAACCTTCATCTGGTGCGGGCTTCTAGCCTACACAAAATAGGCTAGAACCCTGTTCCACCAATGGATTGATTAGGGAATTATTTACTTGGAAATTCCTCAGTCTACTAAAGTCCATTGTTGATATCACTGATAGTTCGATGTGACGAAAGTGAAGAACTGATGAATACTATGTGAAAATA includes:
- a CDS encoding folate/biopterin family MFS transporter, coding for MLVSSSGFSKVKELVKEKILFGNEPSAELIAILTVYFVQGILGLARLAVSFFLKDELRLSPAQVSALLGIVALPWIIKPLFGFISDGLPIFGYRRRPYLILSGLLGTISWICLATVVHSPVSATIAIALGSLSVAVADVIVDSLVVERARGESQADAGSLQSLCWGASAVGGLITAYFSGMLLQYFSDRTIFLITATFPLIVSGVAWLIAETPINKDQTQSENTAIDIKQQIKQLRQAITQKSIWLPTAFVFIWQATPTADSAFFFFTTNELHFEPEFLGRVRLVTSLASLVGIWIFQRFLKTVSFRVIFGWSILLSSALGMTMLLLVTHTNRSLGIDDHWFSLGDSLVLTVMGQIAYMPVLVLAARLCPPGVEATFFALLMSVSNLASLVSYELGAGLMHWMGINESNFDNLAVLVIITNLSTLLPLPFLNWLPGSDIEENPANLPPAAVHCHEQSLIPEFVPELILRQPKPRKKEEGGF
- a CDS encoding carotenoid oxygenase family protein translates to MQAYQASSTTEKSYSLESWQGGYKSLKQEYDYWIEDIEGEIPPDLSGTLFRNGPGLLDINEQQIHHPFDGDGMISKITFTDGRAHFRNRFVQTEAYIKEQKAGKILYRGVFGTQKPGGMLTNIFNFKLKNIANTNVIYWGGKLLALWEGAEPHILDPITLETLGKEYFNNVLSEGEAFSAHPHFDPSCAMDGGNPCMVNFSITPGLSTTIKVFELDLSGKVIRKHAHFVPGFCFIHDFVITENYCVFFQNPVKFNPIPFALGMRGAGECIKFDPNQPTRAIVIPRNPKNQEIKILEMQSGFVFHHANAFEKAGEIVIDSICYANLPEVEPGSDFRQTDFDALSPGQLWRFHLNLEQQTVQGKLLEARSCEFPSLHPELVTRSHRYLYLGAAHSETGNAPLQAFIKVDVETGEKLLWSAAPQGFTGEPIFVPRPNATNEDDGWVLGLVYDSQHHRSDVVILDAKNLTVIAKLHLQHHIPYGLHGNFVNQVFLG
- a CDS encoding pentapeptide repeat-containing protein; this translates as MNFRILTTVAALLYFGLAGQAQAENQQDLEQLKATGNCPRCDLSGVNLSGANLGGVILRDANLKGVNFTGANLRGADLTGANLEGAVLNNANLYGASLTGATLKAASFENANLSFASLMGTNLEGTNFKGSTQQMTNYRGAYFRLTTTPSSVVTSDKPYGWSLQRDIKRDCNKFKLDGASGSVCATDQAPGSSMQPPQQVKN